One Nicotiana sylvestris chromosome 12, ASM39365v2, whole genome shotgun sequence genomic window carries:
- the LOC104211155 gene encoding DNA-directed RNA polymerase III subunit 2: protein MGMGDDSTMSNPTNDLSHGIDKQYLASPIKNLVDKYQLVPEFLKVRGLVKQHLDSFNYFVKTEIKKIVQANKEIRSILDPNIYLKYNDVHIGEPSIMVDGVTEKLNPQKCRLCDITYAAPIYVDIEYTTGSHGQISVQTKKNVTIGRMPVMLRSCCCVLYGKDEEELAKLGECPLDPGGYFVIKGTEKVILIQEQLSKNRIIIDTDKKGCVQASVTSSTEKTKSKTIVKMEKEKVYLELNMFKTKVPIMIVMKAMGMESDQEVVQMIGRDPRFSALLLPSIEECADLKVYTQQQALEFLESDKMLKMFSYSAGPVEKGARALSILRDIFLANVPVHKHNFRKKCIYVAVMMRRMMEAILNKDAMDDKDYVGNKRLELSGQLLSLLFEDLFKTMNDEARKTVDALLARPSRSSRLDISPYIAKDSITVGMERTLSTGNWDVKRFRMHRKGMTQVVARLSYIGSLGHMTKISPQFEKSRKVSGPRALQPSQWGMLCPCDTPEGEACGLVKNLALMTHVTTDEDEQPIISLCYCLGVEDLEQLSAEELHMPSSYLIILNGLILGKHRSPQRFANAMRKLRRAGKIGEFISIFVNEKQRSVYIASDGGRVCRPLVIADKGVSRIKEQHMKELRDGVRNFDSFLRDGLIEYLDVNEENNSLIALYEKEATPETTHIEIEPFTILGVCAGLIPYPHHNQSPRNTYQCAMGKQAMGNIAYNQLSRMDTLIYLLVYPQRPLLTTRTIELVGYDKLGAGQNATVAVMSYSGYDIEDAIVMNKSSLDRGFGRCIVMKKYSATCLKYENNTSDRIIKPQRQGYEAERMQILDEDGLASPGEIIRPHDIYINKESPTVTRTPVSSPMSLPDSAYKPSRQTYKGPEGETPVVDRVALHSDKNNNLCIKFMIRHTRRPEIGDKFSSRHGQKGVCGTIVQQEDFPFSERGICPDLIMNPHGFPSRMTVGKMIELLGSKAGVSCGRFHYGSAFGEPSGHADTVDTISETLVKHGFSYNGKDFIYSGITGMPLQAYIFMGPIYYQKLKHMVLDKMHARGSGPRVMITRQPTEGRSRNGGLRVGEMERDCLIAYGASMLIYERLMISSDPFEVQVCRKCGLLGYYNYKLKTGICSMCKNGENISTMKLPYACKLLIQELQSMNIVPRLKLSEA, encoded by the exons ATGGGTATGGGAGATGATTCCACCATGTCCAATCCGACGAATGACTTGAGCCACGGAATTGACAAGCAGTACCTTGCATCTCCTATTAAGAATTTGGTGGACAAGTATCAGCTTGTTCCAGAATTCTTGAAGGTGAGAGGATTGGTGAAGCAACACTTAGACTCCTTCAATTACTTTGTCAAGACGGAAATAAAGAAGATCGTCCAAGCGAATAAGGAGATTAGATCGATACTGGACCCTAACATTTATCTTAAGTACAATGATGTTCATATTGGTGAACCATCAATTATGGTTGATGGCGTAACGGAGAAACTAAATCCACAGAAATGTCGGCTATGTGACATTACCTATGCGGCTCCAATTTATGTCGATATCGAATACACAACGGGAAGTCATGGGCAGATATCAGTGCAAACAAAGAAGAATGTTACCATTGGAAGGATGCCGGTTATGCTTAGAAGCTGTTGCTGTGTGCTATATGGGAAGGATGAAGAAGAACTAGCAAAACTTGGAGAATGCCCACTTGATCCCGGAGGGTATTTTGTCATCAAAGGGACTGAGAAGGTAATTTTGATTCAGGAGCAGCTCTCGAAGAACAGAATAATCATTGATACCGATAAAAAAGGGTGTGTGCAAGCATCTGTTACCAGTAGcacagaaaaaacaaaaagcaAAACAATTGTAAAAATGGAGAAAGAAAAGGTGTACTTGGAGTTGAATATGTTCAAAACCAAGGTCCCCATCATGATTGTCATGAAGGCCATGGGTATGGAGAGCGATCAAGAGGTTGTGCAAATGATAGGAAGAGATCCTCGGTTTAGTGCTCTGCTTTTGCCATCAATCGAGGAGTGTGCAGATCTCAAGGTGTATACGCAACAACAGGCATTGGAGTTCCTCGAGAGTGATAAGATGCTGAAAATGTTTTCATATTCTGCTGGTCCAGTTGAGAAGGGAGCGCGAGCTTTGAGTATTCTTCGTGACATATTTCTTGCAAATGTTCCTGTACATAAACATAATTTCCGCAAAAAATGCATATATGTTGCAGTGATGATGAGGCGCATGATGGAAGCAATCCTAAACAAGGATGCAATGGATGACAAGGACTATGTTGGGAATAAACGACTGGAGCTCTCCGGTCAGCTGTTATCTCTCCTTTTTGAGGATTTGTTCAAGACGATGAATGATGAAGCTAGGAAGACAGTTGATGCCCTTTTAGCAAGGCCCAGTCGCTCCAGCCGTTTGGACATTTCTCCATACATAGCAAAAGATAGTATTACTGTGGGCATGGAGAGAACCCTATCTACAGGCAACTGGGATGTAAAACGATTTAGGATGCACAGGAAAGGCATGACTCAGGTTGTTGCTCGGTTATCATACATTGGATCATTGGGCCACATGACAAAGATCTCGCCACAGTTTGAGAAGTCTAGAAAAGTTAGTGGTCCTAGAGCACTGCAACCAAGCCAGTGGGGGATGCTCTGCCCTTGTGACACCCCGGAAGGTGAAGCTTGTGGATTGGTGAAAAACCTGGCATTGATGACTCATGTTACGACAGATGAGGATGAGCAGCCTATTATTTCTCTGTGCTACTGCTTGGGTGTTGAGGACTTGGAACAACTTTCGGCAGAAGAACTTCACATGCCAAGTTCCTATCTCATCATATTAAATGGACTTATTCTAGGCAAGCACAGGAGTCCACAG CGATTTGCTAATGCAATGAGGAAGCTACGGAGGGCTGGTAAAATTGGGGAGTTTATAAGCATCTTTGTGAATGAAAAGCAG CGCTCTGTTTACATCGCCTCAGATGGTGGACGTGTTTGTCGTCCACTTGTCATTGCTGACAAAGGTGTTTCCAGAATCAAGGAGCAACATATGAAAGAGTTGAGG GATGGTGTGCGCAACTTCGACAGCTTTCTAAGGGATGGTTTGATAGAATATCTTGATGTCAACGAGGAGAACAACTCATTG ATTGCTCTATACGAGAAGGAGGCTACACCAGAGACAACACATATTGAGATTGAGCCTTTTACAATCTTAGGTGTTTGTGCTGGTTTGATACCTTATCCTCATCACAATCAGTCCCCTAGGAATACCTATCAGTGTGCGATGGGTAAGCAAGCTATGGGAAACATTGCCTATAACCAGTTGAGTCGGATGGACACATTAATCTACCTTTTGGTGTATCCTCAACGCCCTTTACTGACTACAAGAACTATAGAGCTGGTTGGTTATGATAAACTAGGTGCTGGGCAGAATGCCACTGTTGCTGTGATGAGTTATAGTGGGTATGACATTGAGGATGCAATAGTAATGAACAAGTCTTCTTTGGATCGAGGTTTTGGGCGTTGCATAGTGATGAAGAAGTACTCAGCCACATGTCTGAAGTATGAGAACAACACATCAGATAGAATAATTAAACCACAGCGTCAAGGATATGAAGCTGAGAGGATGCAGATTCTGGATGAAGATGGACTAGCTTCTCCAGGAGAAATTATTAGACCCCATGATATCTATATCAACAAGGAGTCCCCTACAGTCACGAGGACACCAGTCTCGTCTCCTATGAGCTTGCCGGATAGCGCATATAAGCCTAGTAGACAAACTTATAAAGGTCCTGAAGGGGAGACGCCTGTTGTTGATAGGGTAGCTCTTCACTCTGATAAGAACAACAATTTATGCATCAAATTTATGATCCGTCATACCCGCAGGCCTGAGATTGGTGACAAGTTCAGTAGTAGACATGGGCAGAAAGGAGTGTGTGGCACCATTGTACAGCAGGAAGATTTTCCATTTTCTGAACGTGGCATTTGCCCTGATCTTATTATGAATCCTCATGGATTTCCAAGCCGAATGACAGTGGGAAAGATGATAGAGCTTCTTGGAAGTAAAGCTGGAGTTTCATGTGGTAGGTTTCATTACGGCAGTGCTTTCGGAGAACCCAGTGGTCATGCAGACACAGTTGACACGATTAGTGAGACTCTGGTAAAGCATGGCTTTAGCTACAACGGCAAGGACTTTATTTATTCAGGGATAACCGGTATGCCACTACAAGCATACATCTTCATGGGGCCAATATATTACCAAAAACTGAAACACATGGTCCTAGATAAAATGCATGCTCGCGGGAGTGGGCCTCGTGTTATGATCACAAGACAACCTACCGAAGGGAGGAGCAGAAATGGAGGTTTACGTGTGGGAGAAATGGAACGTGATTGCTTGATTGCATATGGTGCAAGTATGTTAATATACGAGCGCTTGATGATTTCTAGTGATCCCTTTGAGGTTCAGGTTTGTCGAAAATGTGGTTTATTGGGATATTACAACTACAAGCTTAAGACTGGCATTTGCTCTATGTGCAAGAACGGGGAAAATATATCTACAATGAAGTTGCCTTATGCTTGCAAGCTCCTAATCCAGGAGCTCCAATCAATGAACATTGTCCCGCGATTAAAACTATCAGAAGCCTGA